A stretch of Gemmatimonadaceae bacterium DNA encodes these proteins:
- a CDS encoding DUF2007 domain-containing protein, translated as MTDERTGQAEWIDIGTFSTGLEADMARQVLDASGIPVLVKSNAPGIFGMSFQGAVTGGITLLVPSPEADRARELMAPEP; from the coding sequence ATGACGGACGAACGTACCGGTCAGGCGGAATGGATCGACATCGGCACATTCAGCACAGGTCTCGAGGCTGACATGGCGCGTCAGGTACTCGATGCCTCGGGAATTCCCGTGCTGGTCAAAAGCAATGCGCCTGGAATCTTCGGGATGAGCTTTCAGGGAGCCGTCACCGGCGGTATCACGCTGCTGGTGCCAAGCCCCGAGGCGGACCGTGCCCGCGAACTGATGGCTCCGGAGCCCTGA
- a CDS encoding DNA-3-methyladenine glycosylase I, whose translation MTDLRCPWPTKPLDIEYHDTEWGVPVHDDRVRFEFLTLEGAQAGLSWSTVLARRTQYARAFANWDIAAIAQFAPSDIERLVTDAGLIRHRGKIESTVTNAQAFRRVQAEFGTFDTYVWRFVDGTPRVNRWRAMRDVPTKTAESDALSKDLIKRGFKFVGSTICYAYMQATGMVNDHLVSCPRHAELTEPHHR comes from the coding sequence GTGACCGACCTGCGTTGCCCGTGGCCGACCAAGCCGCTCGACATCGAATATCATGACACGGAGTGGGGCGTTCCCGTCCACGACGATCGCGTGCGCTTTGAGTTCCTCACCCTGGAAGGCGCGCAGGCGGGACTCAGTTGGTCCACCGTACTGGCGCGACGAACCCAGTACGCGCGCGCATTCGCCAACTGGGACATTGCGGCGATCGCGCAGTTCGCGCCCTCCGACATTGAGCGCCTGGTAACAGACGCGGGCCTCATACGCCATCGTGGCAAGATCGAAAGCACCGTGACGAACGCGCAGGCGTTCCGGCGCGTGCAGGCGGAATTCGGCACGTTCGACACCTACGTGTGGCGCTTCGTCGACGGCACTCCGCGCGTCAATCGGTGGCGGGCCATGCGCGACGTGCCCACCAAGACCGCCGAATCGGACGCGCTCAGCAAGGACCTCATCAAACGCGGTTTCAAATTCGTCGGATCAACCATCTGCTACGCGTACATGCAGGCCACCGGCATGGTCAACGACCATCTGGTGAGCTGTCCGCGACATGCCGAGCTCACCGAACCCCATCACCGCTGA
- a CDS encoding DEAD/DEAH box helicase has translation MRTTRDRYLPPDRDAFVAAKPPTGRVIVIAPTRAACETIELAVGLHLETFLERTRGEEVRSLAASGNGFGIVAGTGTGKTLAIRPIAETILGTTTLRVGVVNREREATPETPTWNVVIVTTGIARRWFQDGDIQLQDTLIVDEIHQTSAELELCLALGKRVGCRFIWLSATVDPTFYARYLHSADVLQVSAFDAAKAAKVEVKRAQPLEFLDDKFLQKLARSERGVAMFLPTRAAVEDAAEWVRTRYPRIAAAHYHGGEPIRVIRPFLEGSVSKPYFLAMTAAGQSALNVPGLDTVIIDDTRFTNRIDRGRNVLTRVHLGSNEILQMAGRVHGRVEHGRVFILSDRDIRFEALRPTEPEFQLAGDSERVALTCADLGVQADTLDLPVPLDRVAYRKAVALLESRGLVENGALTAYGRAVEALPVEREWGELIVNGDDELLPALAVMSGIESLHRMTREGRDLEGLAVRGSDHLTAYNVYAEGFRVAGYVGEVYGLSRHMFDPERIPHWAEQRGVLVKSLEDAALAMASVYRSVGMPLPITLPLARDGTVKRFADLLARFMPFDLVIEEQTVDGHEARVSKTSMCGSWGAVAGTLRYFADRFGVPRASIEGTQLSMEVITRYAERHPPELALNVEHKHAPVQLRRRVTYHGFELSHEREPLATFTPTLAPAARHLLAEALARGELRHPAVRRNQPVIDDIRGVWRRLGGSTPRLGQAELTSWYESRMQDVWDWESLRALPLRLDRQGFVTDAQLAAAQALPDDVEIRERRVPLEYDVEEADGTLRPVVRLRLPEKVARTLVAEELPTLDRPLRFAVTRGQRGAVRAADLATLQHRLDDPYTDEERETAQRLRDEQATRPRRGDARSAPKRDGRPGGHRGGGHRDDGRRGDGSRGGGGGRGGGRRGGGRGR, from the coding sequence GTGCGCACAACCCGCGACCGTTACCTCCCGCCAGATCGCGACGCTTTTGTCGCCGCCAAGCCGCCCACCGGTCGGGTGATCGTGATCGCGCCGACTCGCGCCGCCTGTGAGACAATCGAACTCGCGGTTGGCCTGCATCTCGAAACGTTCCTCGAGCGTACCCGCGGCGAGGAAGTTCGTTCGCTGGCCGCCAGCGGCAACGGCTTCGGGATCGTGGCCGGCACCGGCACGGGCAAGACGCTGGCGATTCGTCCCATCGCGGAAACCATACTCGGCACCACGACGCTGCGCGTGGGCGTCGTCAATCGGGAGCGGGAGGCCACGCCGGAAACGCCGACGTGGAACGTGGTGATCGTGACCACCGGCATTGCGCGTCGCTGGTTTCAGGATGGCGATATCCAGCTGCAGGATACCCTGATCGTCGACGAGATTCACCAGACCAGTGCGGAACTGGAACTGTGCCTGGCGTTGGGCAAGCGAGTCGGATGTCGTTTCATCTGGCTGTCCGCCACCGTCGATCCGACGTTCTACGCGCGCTATCTGCACAGCGCCGATGTGTTGCAGGTGTCGGCGTTTGATGCCGCCAAGGCCGCCAAGGTCGAGGTGAAACGCGCGCAACCGCTGGAGTTCCTCGACGACAAATTCCTGCAGAAGCTGGCCCGTTCGGAGCGTGGTGTGGCGATGTTCCTGCCTACGCGCGCCGCAGTCGAAGACGCTGCGGAATGGGTGCGCACGCGCTATCCGCGCATCGCCGCCGCCCACTATCATGGGGGCGAGCCCATACGCGTGATCCGGCCGTTTCTCGAAGGGTCCGTATCCAAACCGTATTTCCTGGCCATGACCGCGGCGGGGCAGAGCGCGCTGAACGTGCCGGGGTTGGATACGGTCATCATCGACGATACCCGGTTCACCAATCGGATCGATCGCGGACGCAACGTGCTGACGCGTGTGCACCTGGGATCGAACGAGATCTTGCAGATGGCGGGTCGGGTACACGGGCGCGTGGAACACGGGCGCGTGTTCATTCTGAGCGATCGCGACATCCGGTTTGAGGCGCTGCGTCCGACGGAGCCGGAGTTCCAGCTGGCGGGCGACTCGGAGCGGGTGGCGCTCACGTGCGCGGACCTCGGCGTGCAGGCGGACACGCTTGATCTCCCGGTGCCGCTCGATCGTGTGGCGTATCGCAAGGCCGTGGCCTTGCTGGAGTCACGCGGACTGGTGGAGAACGGCGCGTTGACCGCGTATGGTCGCGCGGTCGAGGCCTTGCCAGTGGAGCGGGAGTGGGGCGAGTTGATCGTCAATGGTGACGATGAACTGCTGCCGGCGCTGGCGGTGATGAGTGGCATCGAGTCGTTGCATCGCATGACACGCGAGGGACGGGATCTGGAGGGTCTTGCCGTGCGCGGCAGTGATCACCTGACGGCCTACAACGTGTATGCCGAGGGCTTCCGCGTAGCGGGCTATGTAGGCGAGGTGTACGGGCTGTCCCGGCACATGTTCGATCCGGAGCGGATTCCGCATTGGGCGGAACAGCGCGGCGTGCTCGTCAAGTCGCTCGAAGACGCGGCGCTGGCGATGGCGAGTGTGTATCGCAGCGTCGGGATGCCGCTGCCCATCACGCTGCCGCTGGCCCGTGACGGCACCGTCAAACGATTTGCCGACTTGCTCGCGCGGTTCATGCCGTTCGACCTGGTCATCGAAGAGCAGACGGTGGACGGTCACGAGGCGCGGGTATCGAAGACCAGCATGTGCGGCAGCTGGGGCGCGGTGGCGGGCACGCTGCGCTATTTCGCCGACCGGTTTGGGGTGCCCCGGGCGTCGATCGAAGGCACGCAATTGTCGATGGAGGTGATCACGCGGTATGCGGAGCGTCATCCGCCCGAGCTGGCGCTGAACGTCGAGCATAAACACGCGCCGGTGCAATTGCGGCGACGGGTCACGTATCACGGATTCGAGTTGTCGCATGAACGTGAACCGTTGGCCACCTTCACGCCGACGCTGGCACCTGCCGCGCGACATCTGCTGGCCGAGGCGCTGGCGCGCGGCGAGTTGCGCCATCCGGCCGTTCGACGCAATCAGCCGGTGATCGATGACATTCGCGGTGTGTGGCGTCGTCTGGGAGGAAGCACGCCACGGTTGGGGCAGGCGGAGCTGACATCGTGGTACGAGTCCCGGATGCAGGACGTGTGGGACTGGGAATCGCTGCGCGCCCTGCCGTTGCGTCTTGATCGCCAGGGGTTTGTCACTGATGCGCAATTGGCCGCTGCACAGGCGTTGCCCGACGACGTCGAGATCCGTGAACGGCGCGTGCCGCTGGAGTACGACGTGGAGGAGGCCGACGGCACGTTGCGGCCGGTAGTGCGCTTGCGCTTGCCGGAGAAGGTTGCGCGCACACTGGTGGCGGAAGAGCTGCCAACGCTGGATCGCCCCCTCCGTTTCGCCGTGACACGCGGCCAGCGTGGCGCCGTGCGTGCCGCCGATCTGGCGACGCTCCAGCATCGGCTTGACGATCCGTATACGGAC
- a CDS encoding ATP-dependent 6-phosphofructokinase, whose translation MRIALSTGGGDAPGLNAVIRAAVLSARTRGWDVLGIKRGYAGLMGDDDVIPMTADTVKGIGGLGGTILGTTNRGSPLAYPVRQADGTWIEVDRSDELIANARNLGIEALISIGGDGSLKIASQLAAKGMRIISVPKTIDNDVPGTVTTFGFDTAVNTAMEAIDKLHTTAESHDRVMVLEVMGREAGFIALHAGVAGTADVILIPEIAWDIEKVCEKIRARDESGRRFSIVVVAEGAKPKGGKESIIGASLPGQERRLGGIAERLGFEIQKRTGKEVRSMVLGHLQRGGSPTGYDRLLATRFGAAAVQAVADKQWGHMVALQSPHLVCIPIDEVLRETKRVDPRHDVVQAARMTGISFGD comes from the coding sequence ATGCGCATCGCGCTTTCCACCGGTGGTGGCGACGCCCCCGGCCTGAACGCCGTCATTCGTGCCGCCGTGCTCTCCGCGCGTACGCGCGGCTGGGACGTGCTGGGTATCAAACGTGGATACGCCGGCCTCATGGGCGATGATGACGTGATTCCGATGACTGCCGACACCGTCAAGGGAATCGGCGGTCTGGGGGGAACAATCCTGGGCACGACCAATCGGGGCAGTCCGCTGGCCTATCCGGTTCGGCAGGCCGACGGCACGTGGATCGAGGTCGATCGTTCGGACGAACTGATTGCCAATGCACGCAATCTCGGCATTGAGGCGCTCATCTCCATCGGCGGCGATGGATCGCTCAAGATCGCGTCGCAACTGGCGGCGAAAGGGATGCGCATCATCAGTGTGCCGAAAACGATCGACAACGATGTCCCGGGCACTGTCACGACGTTCGGCTTCGACACGGCCGTCAACACCGCGATGGAAGCGATCGACAAGCTGCACACGACCGCGGAGTCGCACGACCGGGTCATGGTGCTTGAGGTCATGGGTCGGGAAGCCGGGTTCATTGCGCTGCATGCGGGCGTGGCCGGCACCGCCGACGTGATCCTGATCCCTGAGATCGCCTGGGACATCGAAAAAGTGTGTGAGAAGATCCGCGCCCGGGACGAATCGGGACGACGCTTCAGCATCGTGGTGGTGGCCGAGGGCGCGAAGCCCAAGGGCGGGAAAGAGTCGATCATCGGCGCGTCGTTGCCCGGTCAGGAGCGTCGACTGGGTGGAATCGCCGAGCGGCTGGGCTTTGAAATCCAGAAGCGCACCGGCAAGGAGGTGCGGTCGATGGTGCTCGGCCACCTCCAGCGTGGCGGCTCGCCCACCGGCTACGATCGGCTGCTGGCGACCAGATTCGGGGCGGCGGCGGTGCAGGCGGTCGCCGACAAGCAGTGGGGCCACATGGTGGCGCTGCAGTCGCCGCATCTGGTGTGCATCCCCATCGACGAGGTGCTTCGCGAGACCAAGCGCGTCGACCCTCGCCATGACGTGGTGCAGGCGGCGAGGATGACCGGGATCTCTTTTGGGGATTAG
- a CDS encoding protein kinase — MSDATRAAANAADANMLRDRVTAAFGEQYLIGPEIGRGGMAVVYSAEDLRLQRQVALKVLPPDLAFRSDVRERFVREAQTAARLNHPHIVPIYAVHEQAGMVCFAMGLVTGESVAARLARDPRPPVEFIASVLEQTADALAYAHACGVVHRDVKPDNILLDRDSGRAMVTDFGIARAAESGSRLTQTGIAVGTPAFMSPEQATGDRDVDGRSDLYSLGVVGYLMLAGRLPFEATTTPAMLVKHVSETPPPIHFVRPDAPGSLVGILERCLAKRPADRWDSALVMRDALRRVQRDGSLKVLGGGPSRSADRASNTPRDRVASEYADKAGHRSEDWSPRGVFEPAPAPRQLPAPAALPPMPHFPPLSPLADREEQREWKAARRDALRDWRHAVKDQRRATRDQWRDGLEFGVASYGETAFPGRSDEELIGRFKGQMAWTAGMIVFLGVINAITSRHFPWAVFPAMGMTMGVIGRYARLRARGITWSRIWDDDPDAQREPTDAAGLLPKPKRIARAARAFKRHLKWLAGSAAVAVGSFAIGGAFHLNPMIAPFVAGLIGSLVSAQLLIVDYVRLRRFGVSPTEALGDGWKEIAAVADDRPRYMQLNEVLERIAGPAVLMSSHGETVRSAVDDRMTIKDTASRLSDADKAMVPDVEPTADALLERIGALASGLERLERDVPGDAIAQLDARIAVAQAEPETAPDHERRLALLTRQRASLQELVDRRVTMQRQLESASMALRSLRFDMVKLRTLGVGAAIGDVTSATQEARALSLDIGRALYAAEEVRKL; from the coding sequence ATGAGCGACGCCACGCGGGCCGCGGCCAACGCGGCTGACGCCAATATGCTGCGCGACCGGGTCACCGCGGCCTTCGGTGAGCAGTACCTCATCGGCCCCGAGATCGGTCGCGGCGGCATGGCGGTGGTCTATTCAGCGGAAGACCTCCGGCTTCAGCGACAGGTGGCGCTCAAGGTGTTGCCCCCCGATCTGGCGTTTCGCTCGGACGTGCGTGAGCGATTTGTTCGTGAAGCGCAGACGGCGGCGCGCTTGAATCACCCGCACATCGTGCCGATCTACGCGGTCCACGAACAGGCCGGCATGGTGTGTTTCGCGATGGGACTGGTGACCGGTGAGAGCGTCGCGGCCCGATTGGCCCGCGATCCGCGACCACCCGTGGAGTTCATCGCCAGCGTGCTCGAGCAGACGGCCGATGCGCTCGCGTATGCGCATGCGTGCGGCGTGGTGCATCGCGATGTCAAGCCGGACAACATTCTCCTCGATCGCGACTCAGGTCGCGCGATGGTGACGGACTTCGGCATCGCGCGGGCCGCGGAAAGCGGATCACGGCTAACGCAAACCGGTATCGCCGTCGGCACACCGGCCTTCATGAGTCCGGAACAGGCAACCGGTGATCGGGATGTTGATGGACGCAGCGATCTGTATTCGTTGGGAGTGGTTGGCTATCTCATGCTGGCCGGTCGACTGCCGTTTGAGGCGACAACCACACCGGCGATGCTGGTCAAGCACGTCAGCGAGACGCCGCCGCCGATTCACTTCGTGCGCCCTGACGCGCCGGGCTCACTCGTCGGCATTCTCGAGCGGTGTCTGGCCAAGCGCCCCGCCGATCGATGGGATAGCGCGCTGGTCATGCGCGATGCCTTGCGGCGCGTGCAGCGTGACGGGTCATTGAAAGTTCTCGGAGGTGGACCGTCGCGTTCGGCCGATCGTGCGTCGAACACACCGCGTGACCGGGTCGCCAGTGAGTATGCCGACAAGGCGGGACATCGGTCGGAGGATTGGTCGCCGCGCGGGGTCTTTGAGCCCGCGCCGGCCCCCCGACAGCTGCCGGCACCGGCCGCGTTGCCCCCCATGCCGCACTTCCCGCCGTTATCACCACTGGCCGACCGCGAAGAGCAGCGCGAGTGGAAGGCGGCACGCCGCGATGCGCTGCGGGACTGGCGCCACGCGGTGAAAGACCAGCGACGCGCGACCCGCGATCAATGGCGCGACGGCCTGGAGTTCGGGGTCGCGTCGTATGGTGAAACGGCGTTCCCCGGCCGTTCCGATGAAGAGTTGATCGGTCGCTTCAAGGGGCAGATGGCCTGGACCGCCGGGATGATCGTGTTCCTGGGCGTCATCAACGCCATCACCAGCCGGCATTTCCCATGGGCGGTCTTTCCGGCGATGGGCATGACCATGGGCGTGATTGGCCGCTATGCGAGGTTGCGTGCCCGGGGCATTACCTGGTCACGCATCTGGGACGACGATCCCGACGCACAGCGCGAGCCCACCGATGCGGCGGGATTGCTGCCCAAGCCCAAACGCATTGCGCGCGCGGCGCGAGCGTTCAAACGGCATCTCAAGTGGTTGGCTGGCAGCGCCGCCGTGGCCGTGGGAAGCTTTGCCATCGGGGGCGCGTTCCATCTCAATCCCATGATCGCGCCGTTCGTTGCCGGCTTGATCGGCAGCCTCGTGAGTGCGCAACTGCTCATTGTGGACTACGTGCGGCTGCGTCGATTCGGTGTGAGTCCCACGGAAGCGCTGGGCGATGGCTGGAAGGAGATTGCCGCCGTCGCCGACGATCGACCGCGGTACATGCAGCTCAATGAAGTCCTCGAGCGCATCGCCGGACCGGCTGTGCTGATGTCGTCGCACGGTGAAACTGTGCGCAGTGCCGTCGATGATCGGATGACGATCAAGGACACCGCGTCGCGCCTGTCGGATGCCGACAAGGCGATGGTGCCCGACGTCGAGCCGACGGCGGATGCCCTGCTCGAGCGCATCGGCGCGCTGGCCAGCGGACTTGAGCGACTGGAGCGGGATGTTCCCGGCGATGCCATTGCCCAGTTGGATGCACGCATTGCCGTGGCCCAGGCAGAGCCGGAGACCGCCCCGGATCACGAACGACGCCTCGCGCTGCTGACGCGGCAGCGCGCGTCGCTGCAGGAACTCGTTGATCGGCGGGTGACGATGCAGCGCCAATTGGAGAGCGCCTCAATGGCGCTCCGCTCGTTGCGCTTCGACATGGTGAAATTGCGAACGCTGGGTGTCGGTGCCGCCATCGGCGACGTGACGAGTGCCACGCAGGAGGCGCGCGCCCTGTCCCTCGATATCGGTCGGGCGCTCTATGCCGCCGAGGAAGTGCGAAAGCTGTAG
- a CDS encoding tetratricopeptide repeat protein — protein MVDRLSAMRAMAAKQPDNPLARFGLANELLKAGLHAEAEVELAAYLDRHDDEGNAWMRYADVLHHLGRVEAARAAANRGIVAAQQHGHGGMVSELEARLDEWAAD, from the coding sequence ATGGTCGATCGCCTCAGTGCCATGCGCGCCATGGCCGCCAAACAACCCGACAACCCCCTGGCCCGTTTCGGCCTCGCCAACGAACTGCTCAAGGCGGGCCTGCACGCGGAAGCCGAGGTCGAGCTGGCCGCGTATCTCGACCGGCATGATGACGAGGGAAACGCCTGGATGCGCTACGCCGATGTCCTTCACCATCTTGGACGCGTGGAAGCGGCGCGCGCGGCCGCCAACCGCGGCATCGTCGCCGCTCAACAGCACGGTCACGGTGGCATGGTGAGCGAACTGGAGGCACGACTCGACGAGTGGGCGGCGGACTAA
- a CDS encoding alpha/beta hydrolase: MRGEFVDLDGVRVYCYAFGSRGVGEPIVLVHGAFTTSHLWQDVLPRLPKGHRVLVLDLLGHGRSDPPGRVPMTVAAHATRLAQLLDVMGVPIASVVGHGMGAAVAARVAQQLPHRVARLALVNPTLLAATARDAVVTARLSRVAALVPLWRHLSPGWIASALHAALLPAYAHRDIGARSLDLYLKGFRSREGRDSACAQLVALKASRGDCALALQPGAIRCPVTLAVGSLDPWLSTARTDRLVASLDAATDGKLVVERIPGAAHVAPEEAPDRLGTLVAELLTR, from the coding sequence ATGCGCGGTGAGTTTGTCGATCTCGACGGGGTACGGGTGTATTGCTACGCCTTCGGATCGCGAGGTGTAGGCGAACCGATTGTCCTGGTGCACGGGGCGTTCACGACATCGCACCTGTGGCAGGATGTGCTTCCGCGCCTGCCGAAGGGGCATCGAGTTCTGGTCCTTGACTTGCTGGGACACGGCCGCAGCGATCCGCCGGGGCGTGTGCCAATGACCGTCGCGGCGCATGCCACGCGTCTGGCGCAGCTGCTCGATGTCATGGGTGTTCCGATTGCCTCGGTGGTCGGGCACGGCATGGGCGCCGCCGTCGCCGCCCGTGTTGCGCAACAGCTGCCTCACCGCGTGGCCCGTCTGGCACTGGTCAATCCCACCCTGCTCGCGGCCACCGCTCGAGACGCCGTGGTCACCGCGCGCCTTTCGCGTGTGGCGGCGCTCGTGCCGTTGTGGCGGCATTTGTCCCCGGGATGGATTGCGTCGGCCTTGCACGCGGCGCTGCTGCCCGCATACGCGCACCGCGACATCGGTGCGCGATCGCTCGATTTGTACCTCAAGGGCTTTCGCTCTCGCGAAGGGCGCGACTCGGCGTGCGCTCAGCTGGTCGCGCTGAAGGCGTCACGCGGCGATTGCGCCCTCGCGCTCCAACCCGGCGCCATTCGGTGCCCTGTCACGCTGGCTGTTGGCAGCCTCGATCCCTGGCTGTCCACGGCGCGTACCGACCGTCTCGTTGCATCGCTCGATGCCGCCACCGACGGCAAGCTGGTGGTCGAGCGAATTCCCGGTGCCGCCCATGTGGCGCCCGAGGAAGCGCCAGACCGACTGGGCACACTGGTCGCTGAACTACTGACGCGATGA
- a CDS encoding DEAD/DEAH box helicase: MTAIDLEISLAEPTFAELGLAQPLLDALHDAGYERPTPIQRDAIPIALKGRDLIGLAQTGTGKTASFTLPIVNRLLGGPRRTRVLILTPTRELCLQVEESFRKYSKYAPVDVIPVFGGVGYEPQEKALRRGVDAVVATPGRLLDHLEKRNVDFSYLETLVLDEADRMLDMGFAPQINRIIEQIPRYRQTLLFSATMLPEVEALARKYLRKPVVVQVGRRSSAATTVTHAVYPVPRQRKNELLVHLLKERDHESVLVFSRTKSGADRVVHDLQRAGIDAGAMHADKSQKDRIKALEDFRSGKLRVLVATDIAQRGLDISGITHVINYDVPQQPEDYVHRIGRTGRAASTGDAYTFMSAEEIGMVRTIERMIGQEIPRVSVPGFDFGTTAAS, translated from the coding sequence ATGACCGCAATAGACCTCGAAATCTCCCTCGCCGAACCGACGTTCGCCGAACTGGGCCTGGCCCAACCGCTGCTCGACGCCCTGCATGATGCCGGCTATGAGCGCCCGACGCCCATTCAACGTGATGCGATCCCGATTGCGCTGAAGGGGCGCGACCTGATTGGTCTGGCCCAAACCGGCACGGGCAAGACGGCGAGTTTCACGCTCCCGATCGTCAATCGGCTGCTGGGCGGCCCGCGCCGCACGCGCGTGCTGATCCTGACGCCGACGCGCGAGTTGTGCCTGCAGGTTGAGGAGAGCTTCCGGAAGTACTCCAAGTACGCGCCGGTGGACGTGATTCCGGTGTTTGGCGGCGTCGGGTATGAGCCGCAGGAGAAGGCGTTGCGCCGTGGCGTTGACGCGGTGGTGGCCACGCCCGGACGACTGCTCGATCATCTCGAAAAGCGCAACGTCGATTTCTCGTATCTCGAAACGCTGGTCCTGGACGAAGCCGATCGCATGCTGGACATGGGCTTTGCACCGCAGATCAATCGGATCATCGAACAGATCCCGCGGTATCGCCAGACGTTGCTGTTCAGCGCCACCATGCTGCCGGAGGTTGAGGCGCTGGCCCGAAAGTACCTTCGCAAGCCGGTCGTCGTGCAGGTGGGACGACGGTCTTCGGCGGCCACTACGGTCACGCACGCGGTGTACCCGGTGCCGCGGCAGCGCAAGAACGAACTGCTGGTGCACCTGCTCAAGGAGCGCGACCACGAGTCGGTGCTGGTATTCTCGCGGACGAAGAGCGGTGCGGATCGCGTGGTGCATGACCTGCAGCGGGCCGGGATTGACGCTGGCGCGATGCACGCCGACAAGTCCCAGAAGGACCGGATCAAGGCGCTCGAGGATTTTCGGAGCGGCAAGCTGCGGGTGCTGGTGGCGACCGACATCGCCCAGCGCGGCCTCGACATTTCCGGCATCACGCACGTGATCAACTACGACGTGCCGCAGCAGCCTGAGGACTATGTGCACCGCATTGGCCGAACCGGTCGCGCGGCGTCGACGGGCGACGCCTACACGTTCATGTCGGCCGAAGAGATCGGCATGGTGCGCACGATTGAACGCATGATCGGACAGGAGATCCCGCGCGTGAGTGTGCCGGGATTCGACTTCGGCACGACGGCCGCCAGCTGA
- a CDS encoding GspH/FimT family pseudopilin: MRLRRGSTLIEQVVVLTILGLLLSVAGVGGARLIDSATVHGASREVAELFALARDRAMATGTRTAVKLDAAKSRIIVYADTDTLARLDLHASRSVQLNATRDSMAYLPSGLGYGSANLRVILSRGASHDTITVSRLGRVKR; this comes from the coding sequence ATGCGTTTACGACGTGGCAGCACCCTCATCGAGCAGGTCGTCGTGCTGACCATACTCGGCCTCCTTTTGTCGGTCGCCGGCGTCGGCGGCGCGCGTCTGATCGACAGCGCGACCGTGCATGGCGCATCGCGGGAAGTGGCCGAGTTGTTCGCGCTTGCCCGGGACCGCGCCATGGCGACTGGCACGCGAACCGCCGTGAAACTCGACGCGGCGAAGTCCCGAATCATCGTGTATGCCGACACCGATACCCTCGCGCGCCTCGACCTGCACGCCAGTCGTTCCGTGCAGCTCAATGCCACGCGCGACTCAATGGCCTATCTGCCGTCCGGGCTTGGCTACGGCTCGGCCAACCTGCGCGTCATCCTTTCCCGGGGAGCCAGCCACGACACCATCACGGTATCGCGACTCGGGCGCGTCAAACGATGA